One Bradyrhizobium sp. ISRA464 genomic window carries:
- a CDS encoding radical SAM protein, translated as MNQLHINEVFRAISIEEGLLPVKVTPFYERKIKEEVGALGNHLGPLHRVSFPTRDRISLRAPNEVKDFVDDRSNACGPANKTSAVRKYADRVLFLTTSRCFGNCQYCFRTDVLRENAAIDGRSELDADLRYLLEYLRSQPEVTEVILSGGDPLILPGSRLEAIIEGIRSVPSVKSIRIHTRAIVYEPKAFTAEKIDLFAKHNLRITFHIVHPYEICDEVSEKIAELRQRKLRLYNQFPLLRNTNDHQLVLYRLLEMLDDRGVRNLSIFIPDPINFSAAFRVRLSRVWHISDRLNFISPSWINSTRFVFDSSRGKVRREHYSETNSGTDVAIFVRDGKSVSFPDFPEHLDVPGKIEFMLWKEKWP; from the coding sequence ATGAACCAGCTCCATATCAATGAGGTATTCAGGGCCATCTCGATCGAGGAGGGCCTGTTACCCGTGAAGGTCACGCCATTCTATGAAAGGAAGATCAAGGAAGAAGTTGGGGCGCTAGGCAATCATCTGGGACCGCTTCACCGGGTGTCCTTTCCAACGCGGGACAGAATCTCATTGAGGGCCCCCAACGAGGTAAAGGACTTCGTCGACGACCGGTCAAATGCGTGTGGCCCCGCCAATAAGACCTCCGCCGTCAGAAAGTACGCCGATCGCGTGCTTTTCTTGACCACCTCGAGGTGCTTTGGGAATTGCCAGTATTGCTTCCGCACGGACGTACTTAGAGAGAACGCCGCCATTGACGGGCGATCTGAACTAGATGCAGATCTGCGTTATCTGCTCGAATACCTTCGTAGCCAACCAGAAGTCACTGAGGTGATCCTGTCGGGTGGAGATCCGTTGATCCTGCCAGGATCACGGCTGGAGGCAATCATTGAAGGAATTCGATCGGTTCCATCGGTGAAGTCAATCCGAATTCATACAAGGGCGATCGTGTATGAACCGAAGGCTTTCACTGCGGAGAAAATTGATCTCTTTGCGAAACATAACCTCCGTATCACCTTCCACATCGTGCACCCATACGAAATTTGTGACGAAGTGTCCGAAAAGATCGCAGAGCTTCGACAGCGCAAGCTTAGACTTTACAACCAATTTCCGCTGCTACGTAACACTAATGATCACCAGTTGGTCCTTTATCGACTCCTGGAAATGCTCGACGACAGGGGCGTGCGCAATCTGTCGATCTTCATTCCGGATCCCATCAACTTCTCCGCAGCCTTCCGCGTGCGTTTGAGTCGCGTCTGGCACATTTCTGATCGTCTTAACTTCATTTCACCATCATGGATCAATTCGACACGCTTTGTGTTCGATTCCAGTCGCGGGAAGGTAAGGCGAGAACATTATTCTGAAACGAATAGCGGGACTGATGTTGCCATCTTCGTACGAGACGGAAAGTCAGTTTCCTTTCCCGATTTTCCTGAGCATCTTGATGTCCCTGGCAAGATCGAATTTATGCTGTGGAAAGAAAAGTGGCCATAA
- a CDS encoding amino acid permease gives MKDESQGEFKGHLGLASGILLIVTIILGSGILVLPGLVFQKIGRDGIYAWLACSLLSVPILTTMVVLGSAYPNTGGVAYYAKLAFGQYPELLVALLFLGATLLGLPSIAIVGSAYLQKLTGSSVDIHLLAALLILLAAFIALSGGETLSSGVRLVGGSSLFLLVGALVALIVLAVRASGVGFSRPSDFLSVASQIPLIFFSFTGWEIASHLSADFRNPKNFGRAMFFAFVLVCSAYVGSAALVHIADIKANFNTPIFQAAAQVAPFAPGWLVPLLGVSLIVANLFGSVVAVSRLVLYLSGRRFLPASLGYLRDGAPRNSVYFVAASLIVIVVCDKIGLLDIEMMFSLAGTNFIAVYVISAIALVRLRGGLAAWLLAAAILIPSGLIIFSAASSVSYIASTALIAYVLVRNNRTRLI, from the coding sequence GTGAAAGATGAAAGTCAAGGTGAGTTCAAGGGACACCTGGGACTTGCCTCAGGGATATTGCTTATAGTCACAATAATCCTTGGGTCCGGCATCCTCGTGCTCCCAGGACTTGTGTTCCAGAAAATCGGGCGGGATGGCATCTACGCTTGGCTCGCATGTTCGCTGCTCTCTGTACCGATCCTAACAACGATGGTTGTTCTCGGTAGCGCATATCCGAACACTGGCGGGGTTGCATACTATGCAAAACTTGCCTTCGGCCAGTACCCAGAGTTGCTCGTGGCACTGCTCTTTCTTGGAGCGACATTATTGGGTTTGCCATCGATCGCAATTGTGGGATCGGCCTACTTACAGAAATTAACCGGCTCCAGCGTGGATATTCATCTGCTTGCCGCGCTGTTGATTTTGCTTGCTGCCTTCATTGCCCTGTCTGGCGGCGAGACACTCTCAAGTGGCGTGAGGCTGGTGGGCGGATCGTCGTTATTCCTTCTGGTAGGCGCTCTCGTTGCCCTCATCGTGCTAGCAGTGCGAGCCAGCGGTGTTGGGTTCAGTCGCCCCTCAGATTTCTTGTCGGTTGCGAGTCAGATCCCGTTGATCTTCTTCTCCTTCACGGGTTGGGAAATCGCGTCCCATTTGTCCGCGGATTTTCGGAATCCTAAGAATTTTGGCCGAGCAATGTTCTTCGCATTTGTTCTGGTTTGTAGTGCATACGTCGGCAGCGCGGCGCTCGTGCATATCGCTGATATTAAGGCGAATTTCAATACACCAATATTTCAGGCTGCGGCGCAAGTCGCGCCATTCGCACCAGGCTGGCTGGTTCCTTTGCTTGGTGTATCGCTGATCGTTGCCAATCTCTTCGGGTCAGTTGTGGCCGTCTCACGACTTGTTCTTTACCTGTCCGGTCGACGCTTCCTTCCTGCCAGCCTCGGATACTTGCGCGACGGTGCGCCCCGCAACAGTGTCTATTTCGTGGCTGCATCACTGATCGTAATCGTGGTCTGCGACAAGATTGGGTTGCTCGATATTGAAATGATGTTCAGCTTGGCTGGAACGAACTTTATTGCCGTTTACGTGATTTCTGCGATTGCATTGGTTAGGCTCCGAGGAGGATTGGCTGCGTGGTTGCTCGCTGCTGCGATTTTGATTCCCTCCGGGTTGATCATATTCAGCGCCGCGTCTTCTGTTTCTTATATCGCATCGACTGCCCTCATTGCCTACGTCTTAGTCCGAAACAATCGAACGAGATTGATATGA
- a CDS encoding YqcI/YcgG family protein, producing the protein MLINQGELANLTDKFQWGHAAISYVLSKFNNVAENGPGFPCFFGRSAVKRGKLRFLLIPYDYGKSRYELDILACGLRTYIEQIDIDALDVKGHHPLLVLFEPVAALSTTDHFKQVFIEAMQFLIDEDRRPWPVHVAKDPAHHTWTMCFHGCELFVNVSHPAYVLRRSRNMGAGLAFVINPRKIFDIAAPADQRGRAITAKIRRSIDIYDDVTHSPLLGSYVLGEAQWQQYMIPDNNEDAPLECPLHFK; encoded by the coding sequence ATGCTAATCAATCAAGGAGAACTTGCCAACCTCACTGATAAATTCCAGTGGGGGCACGCAGCGATCTCGTATGTTCTATCGAAGTTCAACAATGTGGCCGAAAACGGTCCTGGATTTCCATGTTTTTTCGGGCGGAGCGCGGTCAAGCGCGGCAAGTTGCGCTTTCTCCTCATTCCATACGATTACGGAAAATCACGGTACGAGCTTGATATTCTAGCTTGCGGCTTACGAACTTACATTGAACAGATCGATATCGACGCTCTCGATGTTAAGGGCCACCACCCACTCCTCGTGCTTTTTGAGCCAGTCGCCGCGCTCTCCACCACGGATCACTTCAAACAGGTCTTCATAGAAGCGATGCAGTTTCTCATCGATGAAGATCGGCGACCTTGGCCTGTGCACGTGGCCAAGGATCCTGCGCACCACACGTGGACGATGTGCTTTCACGGATGTGAACTCTTCGTGAATGTAAGTCATCCTGCCTACGTTCTTCGCAGAAGCAGGAACATGGGAGCCGGACTGGCCTTCGTTATCAATCCGCGAAAGATCTTCGACATTGCAGCTCCCGCCGATCAGCGAGGCAGAGCTATTACAGCGAAGATCAGACGCAGCATCGACATCTATGATGATGTCACACACAGCCCATTGCTAGGATCGTACGTTCTAGGGGAAGCGCAGTGGCAGCAGTACATGATCCCCGACAACAATGAGGACGCTCCACTCGAGTGCCCTCTGCACTTCAAGTGA